In Gordonia sp. SID5947, the sequence GGCTCAGGTCCGCGTCGGACAGGTTCGCGTCGGTCAGGTTCGCGTCGGTCAGGTTCGCACGAGTCATTACAAGTCCTGCCAGATTCATCGTATCCAAACTCAGCTCTGCAAAAGGTCGCTCCTGCAAGGGATCATTGTTAGATCGTTCTCGTACAAATCGCACGTTCTCGAGTCGTTCTGCCCGCGCAGCGGCGGCAGCTGCGATCTCTCGATCGCGATCCGCTCTGGCATCATCAAGTCTTGCACCAGCCCACAAGACCACCCCCGCGATCAGTAGTGCGACCACACCGTCACGCACCCACCGGGCGGGTCTGGCAACCACTCTTTCGCGTTCGCCCACCGGCTAGGTGCGGTCTGCCACCATGCCTGGATGCGTTGCCAGAGGAGTGTTAGCGGCCCAGGCCGCGAAGGCGGATTAGTCGTCACATCAGGATTCTGCCCGTCCTGGCCCAGAGTGCGCGACACGAATGCCTGGTCGTCGCACGGATGATGCACTTGATGTGCCGCCGCCGCAGTGAAACCCAATTGTCGGTCTGCTCACGACAAGCGCAATCGATTTCGCGGGGGCCATCGTTGGCGGAACGTTTTCTTCAACCGCGATTAGGGCATCGTGCGTGAATCCGCCGGAAGGCGCATCGCCTCCGGCGGCACCCACAACGTGACCGTCGCCCGCGACACCCCATTCACACTTTGGATCGGCAACTCACACAACGCGCGCCACTGCCCATCACACAACTGCAACCACGCCACCAGGCGGGCCGGCATCTCACGCTCCACCCGAACACCGAATGCCCTCACCCGCAACGACACCTGCGACGGCGCGAACCCAACAGGCCGGCCAGCAGTCGGGTCCAGCACCGACATGTCCACCACCACCGCACGCGGCGGCTCACACAACCGCAACGTCCGCCGATCCGGCCACAAATCCACTCGAACATACGTACGAAGTCTAGTAGAGTCCCCACCGTGGTGGGTACGGGCACGGAGGGAAGGTCCGCGCCCTACCCACCACATCAGCCACGTCACCGGCACCACGGGGTCACGACAACAACGGTTGTGCCACCGACCAAAAGACGAGTACGAAAAACCAGGCCACACCCGCGAGGCAGCCGTAATCCCCCCACCGCTTCGTGCAGATAGCAATCACGG encodes:
- a CDS encoding pentapeptide repeat-containing protein, which codes for MGERERVVARPARWVRDGVVALLIAGVVLWAGARLDDARADRDREIAAAAAARAERLENVRFVRERSNNDPLQERPFAELSLDTMNLAGLVMTRANLTDANLTDANLSDADLSHADLTGATLAGADLTGADLSHADLTGATLPSRPWLARPWPART